In the genome of Xenopus laevis strain J_2021 chromosome 1S, Xenopus_laevis_v10.1, whole genome shotgun sequence, one region contains:
- the slc12a3l.S gene encoding solute carrier family 12 member 3 — MDCPGNPQFSIGRFTVQHADTFRSDKTPYRNKGTLEFSGDIEETLVRAGKSESMESLECSSGSDVASSGYTSTTDGQVLEMPEENVQEALQHLNQSIEVFSHGLEMLPCPTDNQKSEEGLDKIEVEPSLSAGIVLSPSALPFCQKLISKRQLAYNTLDATPRHEFYINSIAPGRLKRSRPSLDILRNAILDENQTVPVPLDQDVETGNKDEPENPEVANTKNNKKKKKESGPVRFGWVKGVMIRCMLNIWGVILYLRLPWITAQAGIGLTWVIILLSVLVTSITGLSISAISTNGKVKSGGTYFLISRSLGPELGGSIGLIFAFANAVAVAMHTVGFAETVRDLLIEYNAVISDPVNDIRIIGVITVTVLLAVSLAGMEWEAKAQIVFFIVIMFSFASYFVGTLIPPSEEKQAKGFYSYQGSLFVENIVPEWRGETSSFFAMFSIFFPSATGILAGANISGDLKDPAVAIPKGTLLAIFWTTISYLAVSATIGSCVLRDASGILNDSIAENNTLDCEGLSCQFGWNFTSCRETESCYYGLANHYQAMSMVSAFSPLITAGIFAATLSSALACLVSAPKVFQCLCKDKLYPFIGFFGKGYGKNNEPIRGYILSFVIAIAFILIAELNTIAPIISNFFLCSYALINFSCFHASVTNSPGWRPSFRYYSKWTSLFGAVVSVVIMFLLTWWAAIIAVAIIIILLGYVTYKKPDVNWGSSVQAGAYNMALTYSVNLSGVQEHVKNYRPQCLVLTGPPNFRPALVDFVSSVTKHTSLMVCGNVAIDTDKVTDSEGQLKWLNKRKVISFYSMIHEKTLRAGTKSLMQVSGLGRLKPNTLVLGYKNNWQSDSVQNLDEYVGIIHDAFDCQFAVCILRIKDGLDVSQRLQGQVNLAFQESDNEAFSDQEDEKEPPSPIPEMLNQTNSEFQTRQGKKSIHIYWLSDDGGLTLLIPYLLKRRRRWSHCKVKVFIRCRTEKAEEETKEMQSLLEKFRLGFHDVVALTDVDQKPHCRNMKVFEDIIAPYNVSTRQRTSEEAEIPSCAITEKDLVRCMSKSERYVRMNEILKENSHDAALIAISLPIVSKETCPSSLYMAWLESLSHDLNPPIIFIRGNQQDTLTVYCQ; from the exons ATGGATTGCCCAGGAAACCCACAATTCTCAATTGGAAGATTCACTGTACAGCATGCTGACACTTTTAGATCTGATAAAACTCCTTATAG GAACAAAGGAACTTTAGAATTCTCAGGTGATATTGAAGAAACACTTGTAAGGGCTGGCAAGTCTGAAAGCATGGAATCTCTTGAATGTTCCTCTGGAAGTGATGTGGCTTCTTCTGGTTATACTTCTACCACAGATGGACAAGTCTTGGAAATGCCAGAAGAAAATGTGCAAGAAGCATTACAGCATCTAAATCAATCTATTGAAGTTTTTAGTCATGGGCTTGAGATGCTTCCCTGTCCTACAGACAACCAGAAGTCAGAAGAGGGCTTGGACAAAATTGAAGTAGAGCCTTCTCTGTCTGCTGGCATTGTCCTAAGTCCTTCAGCCTTGCCCTTCTGCCAAAAGTTAATTTCAAAGAGACAGTTGGCCTACAACACCCTAGATGCCACACCCAGGCATGAATTTTACATAAACTCTATAGCACCTGGGAGACTGAAACggagtcgcccatcactagatattctTCGCAACGCTATATTG GATGAAAACCAAACAGTGCCAGTGCCCTTGGACCAAGATGTGGAAACTGGTAACAAAGATGAACCTGAGAACCCTGAAGTGGCGAACactaaaaacaataagaaaaaaaagaaagaaagtggaCCTGTCCGTTTTGGATGGGTAAAAGGCGTCATG ATCCGATGCATGTTAAATATTTGGGGAGTCATCTTGTATCTGCGATTGCCATGGATCACTGCACAGGCTGGAATAG GTCTCACTTGGGTGATCATACTTTTGTCTGTCCTGGTGACTTCAATCACAGGCCTATCCATTTCTGCCATTTCCACCAATGGCAAAGTCAAATCAG GTGGGACGTATTTTCTTATCTCTCGCAGCCTGGGACCTGAGCTTGGAGGCTCCATCGGACTCATCTTTGCTTTTGCCAATGCAGTTGCAGTCGCTATGCACACAGTAGGCTTTGCAGAGACTGTTCGTGATCTACTAAtt GAATATAATGCAGTAATTTCAGACCCAGTAAATGACATCAGAATCATTGGAGTGATTACCGTGACGGTTCTTCTCGCTGTCTCATTAGCAGGAATGGAATGGGAAGCTAAG GCTCAGATTGTCTTCTTTATCGTGATCATGTTTTCCTTTGCAAGTTATTTTGTGGGGACATTAATCCCTCCCAGTGAGGAGAAACAAGCCAAGGGGTTCTACAGCTACCAAG GATCTTTATTTGTGGAAAACATTGTTCCTGAGTGGCGAGGTGAAACTAGTTCCTTCTTTGCcatgttttccatatttttcccATCGGCTACTGGTATCTTGGCAGGTGCCAACATCTCAGGAGATCTAAAG GACCCAGCAGTGGCAATACCAAAAGGAACACTGCTGGCTATATTCTGGACAACCATTTCATACTTGGCTGTCTCCGCTACCATTG GTTCCTGTGTTCTGCGTGATGCGTCAGGTATTCTAAATGACTCAATAGCTGAGAATAATACATTGGATTGTGAAGGACTGAGCTGTCAGTTTGGATGGAACTTCACTTCATGCCGGGAAACAGAAAGTTGCTACTATGGACTTGCTAACCACTATCAG GCAATGAGCATGGTATCAGCCTTCAGTCCTCTCATCACTGCTGGAATCTTTGCTGCGACACTTTCCTCAGCTCTGGCCTGCCTTGTCTCTGCCCCCAAGGTCTTCCAA TGCCTTTGCAAGGACAAACTTTACCCTTTCATTGGATTTTTTGGGAAAGGTTATGGAAAGAACAATGAGCCAATCCGCGGGTACATTCTCTCCTTTGTAATTGCTATTGCTTTCATACTAATTG ctgAACTGAACACCATTGCTCCAATAATCTCCAACTTTTTCCTATGTTCTTATGCTCTTATCAACTTCAGTTGTTTCCATGCCTCCGTCACCAATTCTCCAG GCTGGCGTCCCTCCTTCCGTTACTACAGCAAGTGGACTTCTCTTTTTGGAGCTGTTGTATCTGTGGTCATTATGTTTCTTCTTACATGGTGGGCAGCTATAATTGCTGTTGCCATAATCATAATACTTTTGGGTTATGTAACTTACAAGAAGCCAG ATGTAAACTGGGGCTCTTCAGTACAGGCTGGTGCATACAACATGGCACTAACATACAGTGTGAACCTAAGTGGAGTTCAGGAACATGTCAAAAACTACAG GCCACAATGCCTGGTCCTCACTGGACCCCCCAACTTTCGTCCTGCTCTGGTAGATTTTGTTAGCTCAGTGACAAAGCATACCAGTTTGATGGTCTGTGGCAATGTTGCTATT GATACTGATAAAGTCACGGACTCAGAAGGACAACTGAAATGGCTGAACAAAAGAAAAGTAATATCCTTCTATAGTATGATCCATGAGAAAACCTTGAGAGCTGGAACAAAAAGTCTCATGCAG GTCTCTGGGTTAGGACGCCTCAAGCCTAATACTCTGGTCCTGGGGTATAAAAATAACTGGCAGAGTGATTCAGTACAAAACCTGGATGAATATGTTGGGATTATACA TGATGCATTTGACTGCCAGTTTGCAGTGTGCATTCTGCGCATAAAGGATGGACTTGATGTCTCACAGAGGCTTCAAGGCCAAG TGAATTTGGCATTCCAGGAATCTGATAACGAAGCTTTCAGTGATCAGGAGGATGAGAAAG AGCCCCCCAGTCCTATTCCAGAGATGTTGAATCAAACAAACAGTGAGTTCCAGACCCGCCAGGGAAAAAAGAGTATCCACATTTACTGGTTGAgtgatgatgggg GCTTGACACTACTCATCCCATATCTGCTGAAGCGCAGGAGACGCTGGAGCCATtgcaaagtcaaagtatttatcaGATGCAGAACCGAAAAAGCAGAGGAGGAGACAAAAGA AATGCAAAGTCTCCTGGAGAAGTTCAGACTGGGGTTCCATGATGTTGTTGCACTTACTGATGTGGATCAGAAGCCTCATTGCAGAAA CATGAAGGTGTTTGAGGACATTATTGCTCCATACAATGTAAGCACAAGGCAAAGAACATCAGAAGAAGCAGAGATCCCATCATGTGCTATCACAGAAAAGGACCTTGTTCGTTGCATGTCTAAA TCTGAACGCTACGTGAGAATGAAtgaaatcctgaaggagaattcCCATGATGCAGCTCTCATTGCAAT AAGCCTCCCCATTGTTTCAAAAGAAACCTGTCCAAGTTCTCTATACATGGCCTGGCTGGAGAGTCTGTCACATGATCTCAACCCACCAATCATTTTCATTCGAGGAAACCAGCAGGATACCCTCACAGTATACTGCCAATGA